The DNA segment AGCATCGTCATGGCAAGATCTTCGCCCAGCTCATCCTGGAAGACCAGGAGGGCCAATTCCCGATAGACTGCCTGGAATATAATCGGGGCAGGCTGGTCAGGGTGATCAACATAATCCCACTGGGAAAGGATATCTCCCAATTCCTTCGTGGCTTCATGCTTCCTAAGAGCCTGGGCCATAATCGGCGCGATCTCTTTAGCCATGAGGTTCACGGCGTCCCTTTGGAATTGCCAGTGATCATCGACCGATTTTTTTCCGGGTTTTTCCATAAGCTGGATGAGCCTGCGGTAGCGGTAGGATGGGGATAAGTGTGACGAGTAATAGTAAGGATAATTTTTGCCCACCGTATCATGGTTACAGGTTCCAACCCACCCTCTTTGCGGATTATAAATTTGGGGCATCTTATCAAAAGGAATCCAGCCACTCCAGTTGTCCTTGCTGTCTTTCACGACGTAAGGAACGGTCCCATCCCCCTGCGAACGTATGGGAAGCTTCCCGCTGGCAATCCACCCGATGTTTCCTTCTTTGTCGGCAAAGACAAAGTTGAGCATCATGATGTCAAATTGGCTCAGCGCTTTGCGCACATCTTCGACGGATCTGGCGCTCATCAACTGCTCGGTCCCAAGGAGAGGCCCCATAGTCTCGAAAGGTGCCCATCGTAGGGTGAGAACCTTTGCGGTCTTAAGCCCTGGTAAAACTCCCGAGACAACCGGCCCTCTCCTGGTGAGCCTGATCTTAATCCCTTTTTCTTTTTTCCCGCCGGGTGCATTCTTATCCTTGATGGTGAGCTTTTCGGTTAGAACCTCGGAAGGAAGCGACTTATCGCCCTCTAAGTATCGATTGGGATCTTTGGGGTCCAGGGTCTCAACATAGAGATCCTGGGCATCGCCGTAAGCATTGGTGACGCCCATGGCAACGTGCTCGTTCCGGCCAACTACAATACTTGGAATGCCAGGGATGCTGACTCCGACCATGCGGAATTCGGGAGTGATGATACCGCAGGGGTACCACGGTCCTGGCAAGACCCGGGAATCGAGGTGGGGATCATTGGCCACAATGGGCTTTCCTCGGGAGGAAAGCTGGGGTCCCGTCGTCCAGTTGTTACTCCCGACATGTAGGGGTCTGTCTTGCAGATAAGCAAGGAGGCTTTGGTCAGAAGCGAGATTGATCCCGCTTAATTCGTAGGCATGGGTTTTAGATAAAGTGCTTCCTGGAGACAGATCATCCGGATTTATGTTTAGGGGAAATATTTCTTTGGCCTGCTCTATTCCAACTTTTTCTACCAGCATTTGGGCGATGATTTCAGTTTCAATGTTGGCCGCTGAATTCCAGCTCATGAGATACATAATAGCCAGCACGTCCGTGGGCTCCCAGAGTCCGGGCTTGATACCTGCCAGCTTGAATTCGAGATGATGTTCACTCGAACAGTTTTTGATGTAGACATTGACGCCGTCGACATATTTCTGGATAGAAAGTTTAGTTTGAGGATCCAGGATTCCCGCATGCCGTTTGGCATGGCGATGGAAACCAATGGTCCTCATCCGTATGTCAACCGGCTCTCCTCTCTCCCCAATCATCTCGCCGATCCTCCCGGTGGCAAACAGCCGGATCAACTCCATCTGGAAGAGCCTGTCCTGGGCCGTAATAAAGCCCAAGGCCAGGAAGGCATCATCTGGGTTCTTGGCATAAATATAAGCCATTCCTTTTTCATCATCGCCCTCCCAATTCCTGGATTGACAAAGCTATTTTACGAGTGACCATGGGCTCTTAAAACCTACCTAAGATTTATCCGGGCTGTTTCCTTATCCACCTGGAAGGATGGAATCTCCTTGGGTTGACGGACCCGCAGCATTTCGCCATAATACCAGCGGTTCAGTCCTAAGGCCCGCACGGTTTCCACCACCTGGGTGAAGACGGGATAATTGAGGTTTCTCTTCAGATAATTCACTTCCTGGTCTTCAGTGGATACATACAAGGCTACTGGCTTATCATATTTTTGGGAAAGCTCAATGAGCTGGTGGAAGAGGTCCCTGGACTTCTGCCCTTCCATCATGGCGTTGAAGGTGTGTAGAAAGACAATCCCATCTACCTCCTTCTGGGCCAGGGTACGGTCAATAATTTTTAGATAGATGTCCAGGTCGAAAAGATCACCCAGGTCCAGGGGATTCGTCAGCTTAATCACGGAAGCCCTAAAATGCCTTTCGATCTCTTCGAGGAATTCTTGGGGAAAAGGAGCCAGGGAAAATCCGGACGTTTCACAGGCATCGGCGGCAATCACGGCATGACCGCCCGAACGGGAGATGATCGCCAGGTTCTTTCCCCGCATCGGTGGCAGCCGAAGGATTTTCAGGTCATTGCCCAAAGTAGTGGCATCGTGTACCCGCACGATTCCGCACTGACGGAAGGCCGCATCCACTACCTTGTCATTACTGGAAAGAGAGGCCGTATGGGAAGAAGCAATGGTCTTGCCGAACAGCCCGATATTGGCTTTAAAGGCCACGATGGGTTTGTTGGACCGGCGGGCGATCTCCATAAGTTGGTGCCCGTCCTGAATACCCTCTAAGTAGAGCAGGATGTACTTCGTCCCCGGGTCTTCGATAAAATAGGCCAGAAGCTCTTCAGTCTGAATGTTTAACATATTCCCGGCAGAAACGAATTTATTCAAGCCCAATCCCTCATTGGCCATGAGGTTAAGGACAGACATGCCTACTCCCCCGCTCTGAGAGATCATGGAGATATCTCCGTGGCGGACGATTCGTCTCAAGGGCGGAAAGGGAGTGCAGAGGCCGTTTTCCATGTTGATCACCCCGATACAGTTTGGCCCCACAAAGCGCTGGTTATATTTTTTAGCCACCTGCTCAATCTCTTCTTCGATCTTTTTCCCTTCTGCGGCATATTCGCGAAAGCCGGCGGATTCTATGACGACTCGTTGGATCCCTTTTTGCCCGCATTCGCCGAGAATGCCCGGGACCGTGCGGGCGGGTGTGAGAATGACAGCCAGGTCCACGGGGTCGGGAATATCCAAGACGGATTGGTAGATCCGCCGTCCGGCAAAAACTCCTCCTTTCGGTCCCACTTGATAAATAATCCCCTGAAAGCCAAATTCAGTGAGGTTAAAAACGATTCCCCGCCCCATGTTATCGGGGGAGTTGGAAACACCGATCACGGCCACACTGGTGGGATAGAAAATTTCGCGCATGGTTTTCTCCTAGAGTAAAAAATTACCGGTTACCGTTGCTGGGGAAAGGTCTCGATTATTCCCTTAAATCATTATGGAAAAGCCGCCATCGACCGGTAAAGCTACACCCGTAACGAAGTCCGAAGCGACGCTCGCCAGGAAAACGGCTGCACCCACTAAATCTTCCGGTTCGCCCCAGCGGCCGGCTGGCGTCCGGGAAAGTACACGGTCATCCAAACCGGGCATATCCCGCCGCGCACCCACCGTCAGGTCGGTGTTGATCCATCCCGGCAAAATGGCATTTACCTGAATGTTATCCGGCCCCCAGGCAACAGCCAGGCTACGGGTCAATTGGACAAGGCCTCCCTTGCTCGCTCCATAGGCCGCCAGCTTCCCGCCTCCCAGGATGGAAGTCATCGAGCCGATGTTGATGATCTTTCCTCCGCCCGTTTTCTTCATCGCCGGGTAGATGGCGTTGGAACATAAAAAGGCACTGCGCAGGTTGACCCGGAGAATTTCATCCCATTCTGTTGCCGACAACTCCTGGGGAACCTTGCGAATGTTCATACCGGCGTTATTCACCAAAATGTCGATGCGACCGAATGTTTCGGTTACTTGCTTGACCATGGCCAGGATTTGTTCTTCATGCCGCACATCCACTTGAAGACCCAATACGCGCACCCCATAGGCTCTTTCTATCGCCTGCGAAGCTTTGGCCGTTTTGTTTTGGTTGCGGGCCGCGAGGACAATATCGCTTCCCACGCCCGCCAATCCCTGGGCGATCCCTAGACCGATACCCCCATTGCCTCCGGTCACTATGGCGACTTTGCCCTGCAAATGAAACAAATCTTTCGTGATTTTTCTCCTCATTCGGGTTTTAAAATCAATTAATTAGGACGCAGATTTTCGCCGATATACGCTGAAAAAGATTTAAATAAAAACCGTTTCGATGGTTTGATTGATTATTTCCGTAAGTCCGTTTCGCCCGTTAGTTCCGTCAACTTCGTTAGGTTCGTTACGTTCGTTGGGTGTATTAACGATCAAAACGAACTAAACGGTTTTACCGTTCAACGGCATCTGAAAAAGAAAGCCGGGCCTGCTCCAATCTCTCAAGCTGTTGGGCCAGAGTCTCCCATTCGGTGGTCAAGGTATCAACGCGCTTTTTGGCTTCGGCGTGAGATTTCAAAAGCTCGGGGATATTTTCCCCCTGGCGGTAAATTTCCGGGTCCGACAAACGGATGGCCATATTTTCCATGTCCTTCGTAGCTTGTTCCAGATTGAACTCAACCTCCTGAATCTTCTGGCGCAGTCCTTGGGTCTCCCGGTAAAATCGGTTGCGAGCCTCGGCTTCCAACCGTTTCTGCTCCTTGGTCCTTCGGGCTGTGCTTTCCTTGGCCTCAAAATTCTCAGCGGAAGATAGTTGGGTATTCGCTATTTCGAGTTCCTTTTTTTCCTGTTCCTTTTTGTACTGGTAGTCCTCGTAATTCCCGGGATAAATTGTCAAGGAACCTGCTTTTACCTCAATGATTTTATTGGCCACAGCGTTGATGAGGTGACGGTCATGGGTGATCAAGCAAAGCGTACCCTTGAATTCCCGGAGCGCCCGTTCCAATACATCCCGGGCGGCAATGTCTAAATGATTGGTGGGTTCATCCAGGAGCAAGAAGTTAGCCGGACGCATCAGCATTTTGGCCAGCACCAGCCGGCTTTTTTCCCCACCGCTTAAGACGGAAACCCTTTTTTCCACCTCATCGCCGGAGAAAAGAAACGCCCCCAGCAGGCCCCGGAGAAAGCTTATGGGTTCGTCCTTGGCCTTAGAAAAAATCTCTTCCCAGACTGTTTTGGATGGGTCCAGGAGTTCCGATTGATGCTGGGCGAAATAGGCTGAAGAAACATTGTGCCCCCATTCAATTGCGCCTGCATCCGGCTCCAGAATTCCGGCCAAAAGCTTAAGGAGAGTCGATTTGCCGGCTCCGTTGGGCCCCACGAGAGCCGCCTTTTCCTCCCGCAAAAGAGTCAGATCAACGCCGGAGTAAACTTGTACAAGACCATAGGCCTTGTGAACTCCTTTTAACTCAGCCACCACCCTCCCGCTGCGGATGGGCTGGGGAAAGTGGAAACGAATGGTCTTCTGCAGGTCAGCGATTTCAATCCGTTCCATTTTTTCCAGCATTTTTACCCGGCTCTGCACCTGGCGGGCCTTGGTGGCTTTGTAACGGAAGCGCTCGATAAATTTCTCGGTCTGTTCGATTTTTTTGCGCTGGTTTTCCTGAGCCGCTTCCTGGATGGCTTTCTTTTTTTCCTTAGCCTGGACATACGTATCATAATTTCCAGGATAGGGAGTAATTTTTTTCTCTTCAATGGCCAAGATCTTGGTTGCGACTCGGTTCAAAAAATCGCGGTCGTGGGAGACCACCACGATGGTGC comes from the Deltaproteobacteria bacterium genome and includes:
- a CDS encoding penicillin acylase family protein, giving the protein MAYIYAKNPDDAFLALGFITAQDRLFQMELIRLFATGRIGEMIGERGEPVDIRMRTIGFHRHAKRHAGILDPQTKLSIQKYVDGVNVYIKNCSSEHHLEFKLAGIKPGLWEPTDVLAIMYLMSWNSAANIETEIIAQMLVEKVGIEQAKEIFPLNINPDDLSPGSTLSKTHAYELSGINLASDQSLLAYLQDRPLHVGSNNWTTGPQLSSRGKPIVANDPHLDSRVLPGPWYPCGIITPEFRMVGVSIPGIPSIVVGRNEHVAMGVTNAYGDAQDLYVETLDPKDPNRYLEGDKSLPSEVLTEKLTIKDKNAPGGKKEKGIKIRLTRRGPVVSGVLPGLKTAKVLTLRWAPFETMGPLLGTEQLMSARSVEDVRKALSQFDIMMLNFVFADKEGNIGWIASGKLPIRSQGDGTVPYVVKDSKDNWSGWIPFDKMPQIYNPQRGWVGTCNHDTVGKNYPYYYSSHLSPSYRYRRLIQLMEKPGKKSVDDHWQFQRDAVNLMAKEIAPIMAQALRKHEATKELGDILSQWDYVDHPDQPAPIIFQAVYRELALLVFQDELGEDLAMTML
- a CDS encoding ABC-F family ATP-binding cassette domain-containing protein, which codes for MIEIKDIEKSYGEKILFAGCSMRLGARDRLGLVGPNGSGKTTLFRMIVGEERPDRGEVFIRRRVHIGYLSQEPIPAKDQSLLEEVQNGVKDLTALEDKMRLLAEEIAEEQDTQIQEALVKAYGQMEERYSQQGGYALESQAKAILLGLGFREADFQRSTEELSGGWMMRLALAKILLANPDLLLLDEPTNHLDLESLIWLENFLGEYMGTIVVVSHDRDFLNRVATKILAIEEKKITPYPGNYDTYVQAKEKKKAIQEAAQENQRKKIEQTEKFIERFRYKATKARQVQSRVKMLEKMERIEIADLQKTIRFHFPQPIRSGRVVAELKGVHKAYGLVQVYSGVDLTLLREEKAALVGPNGAGKSTLLKLLAGILEPDAGAIEWGHNVSSAYFAQHQSELLDPSKTVWEEIFSKAKDEPISFLRGLLGAFLFSGDEVEKRVSVLSGGEKSRLVLAKMLMRPANFLLLDEPTNHLDIAARDVLERALREFKGTLCLITHDRHLINAVANKIIEVKAGSLTIYPGNYEDYQYKKEQEKKELEIANTQLSSAENFEAKESTARRTKEQKRLEAEARNRFYRETQGLRQKIQEVEFNLEQATKDMENMAIRLSDPEIYRQGENIPELLKSHAEAKKRVDTLTTEWETLAQQLERLEQARLSFSDAVER
- a CDS encoding glucose 1-dehydrogenase, coding for MTKDLFHLQGKVAIVTGGNGGIGLGIAQGLAGVGSDIVLAARNQNKTAKASQAIERAYGVRVLGLQVDVRHEEQILAMVKQVTETFGRIDILVNNAGMNIRKVPQELSATEWDEILRVNLRSAFLCSNAIYPAMKKTGGGKIINIGSMTSILGGGKLAAYGASKGGLVQLTRSLAVAWGPDNIQVNAILPGWINTDLTVGARRDMPGLDDRVLSRTPAGRWGEPEDLVGAAVFLASVASDFVTGVALPVDGGFSIMI
- a CDS encoding CoA-binding protein, with the protein product MREIFYPTSVAVIGVSNSPDNMGRGIVFNLTEFGFQGIIYQVGPKGGVFAGRRIYQSVLDIPDPVDLAVILTPARTVPGILGECGQKGIQRVVIESAGFREYAAEGKKIEEEIEQVAKKYNQRFVGPNCIGVINMENGLCTPFPPLRRIVRHGDISMISQSGGVGMSVLNLMANEGLGLNKFVSAGNMLNIQTEELLAYFIEDPGTKYILLYLEGIQDGHQLMEIARRSNKPIVAFKANIGLFGKTIASSHTASLSSNDKVVDAAFRQCGIVRVHDATTLGNDLKILRLPPMRGKNLAIISRSGGHAVIAADACETSGFSLAPFPQEFLEEIERHFRASVIKLTNPLDLGDLFDLDIYLKIIDRTLAQKEVDGIVFLHTFNAMMEGQKSRDLFHQLIELSQKYDKPVALYVSTEDQEVNYLKRNLNYPVFTQVVETVRALGLNRWYYGEMLRVRQPKEIPSFQVDKETARINLR